The genomic region AAGAGGTCAATTTTGGCGTTCTTTATGGGATGGGAGAATTTGGCTTGGCTCAGCGGCTCGGTATCTCACGCGCCACGGCACGCGCCTTTATCGAACAGTATTTCTCAAACTTCTCTCGAGTGCGTGAATACATCGACGAGTTGCACACAGAGGCACGGGAGAAAGGTTATGTGGAAACAATACTCGGGCGCCGCCGGCCGCTGCCCGATCTCCGTAGTGAGAACTTTAACATCCGCTCCAACGCCGAACGCATTGCCATCAACACCCCTATCCAGGGATCGGCAGCCGACCTGATCAAGATCGCAATGATCCGTATCGACGGCGCACTTCGCACCGAAGGCTTTCGCGCCCGGATGCTACTACAAGTTCACGACGAACTTCTCTTCGAAGCGCCTGCGGATGAACTTGAGCCCCTGTCTGTCCGATTGCGGGAGTTGATGTCGGGCGCGATGAACCTTACCGTGCCCCTCGAGGTCGGCATCAGTTGGGGCGATGACTGGCTTGCCGCCCATGAGTGAACCAAATTCACGGCCCAATCGGACAGTCCGCAACCTGATTCGCAGGGCGCTGCGGGAGGACTTGGGTGAACCGGGTGACATCACGACCCGAGCAGTGATATCAAGTGAGAGCCGATCCCATGCCGTCATAATCTCCCGGTTGGACGGTGTGGTGTCAGGAATTTACATTGCCGCTGAGGTCTTTCGTGAGGTAGATAGAAGACTATCCTTCGAGTCTTACGTTAAGGATGGTGAAACTATTGCCGCAGGAGCGCGTCTCTGCACAATAGCCGGACACACCTCAAGTATCCTGACAGCCGAACGCACCGCGCTCAACTTTCTGATGCACTTGAGCGGTATTGCGACGCAAACCCGTAGATATGTCGAAGCCGTTGCGGGGACAAAGGTGAAAATCTGTGAGACCCGTAAGACCCTGCCGGGTCTTCGGATGGTGGAGAAGGGTGCGGTTCGAGATGGAGGTGGCGTCAACCATCGCTATTCACTCTATTCGGCTTTTCTCTTTAAAGAGAATCACCTTGCCGTGTCGCAGGATGTCGTTCAGGCGGTGGCAGACTGCCGGGCGTATGCAATGAGCCGTCGTCTTCCACATCGCAACGTGATGGTCGAAGTGCGCAACTATGATGAGTTTCAACGGGCTGCGGCAGCCCGGCCGGATCGTATCCTACTGGACAACATGACGGTGGACGAGGTATCCCGCTGTGTTGCCGACCGTCCTGCGGGAATAGCGCTTGAAGCAACCGGCGGTATCACACTCGAAAACGTTCGGATATTTGCTGAAACCGGCGTAGATTATATATCGGTCGGGGCGCTGACGCACTCGGCGTCGAGCCTTGACCTCTCCCTGCTCATCGAAAATGACGGAGCGCGTTAGATGGAAGGCAACATCCGCCGCCTATATCGGTCGCGGGACAACCGTGTTCTGGCTGGAATCTGCGGTGGTCTTGGCGAATATTTCGGCATTGATCCGGTGATAATCCGGTTGGTATGGTTGCTGCTGACGATCTTTGGTGGCAGCGGGATCATCCTATACATTCTGGCGTGGCTGATTATACCCCGCCCGCCGGGGACGTGAAGCCGGTTGGGGTGGAACATTCCACGCGCCGGCTGCTTCGGCTGGATACTGCTTTGGCTCGGCGCACTGATTCTGCTCGAGCGAAACTGGATAGGGGTATGGGGCTGGTTCACCAGTGGTGCAGGAGTCTATTTCATCTTCGCTTCAGTCCGAAGTCATTCGCGGTTTCTCTTTGTGCCGGGGGTGACGTTTCTCACGGTCGGTGTCGCATTTGTCTTGAAGCAACAGAATTACCTACAGTTCCCGGAGTGGCGGACGGTTCCGATCATCCTTTTGGGGCTGGGTATGGGACTTGCGCTTCGACCGGTTTTAAAGAACGGGCCCTTATGGACATGGATTCCAGCCGGTATATTCATGACGATGAGTGGCGCCGGACTGGCCTCGAACACCTGGTATGGTTGGCAGCGTTGGCTTCGAAATTCGATTGCCTGGTGGCCGCTGCTGCTGGCGATATTGGTCGGTATCCTTTTGGCTGTTTACTTAAGGCGGCGACAGGAATGGCCTCCACCCGGTTCGGACACCGAATCCGCCGCTGATTCCAGCGAGATAGAAGTCAATAACCAGCAATGAAGCCAAAAGTCTTTTTACTCATCCTCGACGGCTATGGCCTGCGCGACGATCCTCACGGCAACGCCGTCAGGATCGCCGAGACGCCGTTCCTCAAGACGATGCTGGAGCGCTGGAATTGGACCCGGCTTTCGGCATCGGGGCGCGACGTTGGACTGCCTAAAGGTCAGATGGGCAACAGCGAAGTCGGGCATCTTAACTTAGGTGCCGGCCGAATCGTTTTTCAGGACATCACCCGCATCGACCACTCCATCGAGACCGGGGAGTTCTACGACAAGCCGGCTTTACGGTTTGCTTCCGACTATGCAGGGCGCAATGGCGCCGCGCTGCACCTTATGGGACTCGTCTCCGATGGCGGCGTTCATTCATCACTCGAGCATCTCTTTGCACTACTCGAGTTTGCACGCCGGAGGGCGATGAAGAAGGTCTTTTTGCATGTCTTCACCGACGGGCGGGACACCTCGCCGCACGCCGGCGTCAATTTCGTCCGCCGGGTTGAGGCTCAGATGCACCAGTTGAAGACCGGTAGAATAGCCACTGTTTGCGGCCGCTATTACGCAATGGATCGTGACAAGAGATGGGAGCGAACGGAGAAGGCGTGGTCTCTATTATCGGGCGGCGAAGGTAATGCGGTTGCCTCTGCTGAGGGGGCCCTTGTTCATTCCTATCGCCGGGGGGTGACGGACGAGTTTGTCGAGCCATCGGTTATCATGGAAGATGGTCATCCGGTAGGCGTAGTCCACCCTGGCGATGCAGTGATTTTCTTCAACTTTCGTGCCGATCGTGCCCGTCAGATATGCCGCGCACTTGCCGATCCGGCATTCGACGGCTTTCCGCGCCGTCCGCTTGATATTGCACTTGCGACGATGACGCGCTACCAGGAGGACTTTAACTTCCCTGTCGTATTTCCTCCGCGTTCGCTGGACAGCATTCTGGGGTCGGTTCTGGCCGAAAGCAACAAGCGGCAATTCCGCATTGCCGAAACCGAGAAGTATGCTCACATTACCTACTTCTTTAACGGTGGCGATGAACCGCCTTTTTCAGGCGAAGATAGAGCGCTTGTCGCCTCTCCAAAAGTCGCCACCTATGACCTTCAACCAGAGATGAGCGCTCAAGGTGTGTCAGATCGTGCCATAGAGGCTTTTGAGGAAAATTACGACTTTATTTTGCTGAATTTCGCCAATCCCGATATGGTCGGTCACACCGGTATTCTGAGTGCAGCCGTAAAAGCGCTCGAAGCCCTTGATCCGCTCGTGAACCGCCTCGTCGAACGGGCTATGGAAAGGGGCTATACGACCTTTGTAACCGCCGATCATGGCAACTGCGAACAAATGATCGACGACGACGGCGGTCCGCATACTGCACATACGACCAACCTGGTGCCGTTTGTAGTCATCCCGCCTTTCGAAGGACGGATACAACTGAGGCCTTCCGGTGTCCTTGCCGATGTTGCTCCAACCGTTTTGCGAGTTCTTGGAATACCTCAGCCACCTCAGATGGAAGGTCAATGTCTGATCCTCTGAATCCGCAGGACGACGCGCAGGAGTTTGAGCCTCGCATATTCTCACTTGAAGACGCCAACGCACTCATCCCGCAAATGGCGGCCTGGATCGGCGACATTCGACGACTGCGAGATGCATTGATAGAGATTGTCGAATCCAAAGTCCCGCTTTCCCGTGGTAACGGGCACGCCGTAAGCAATGTTGAGAAGACAACGGAGGATATGCGTATTGTGTCCGAAAACTCCGACCTCATTCGTCATACCATTAAGCAGATCGCCGCGACCGGTGCCGTACTCAAAGACATCGACGAAGGCCTTGTGGACTTCCTGCACGAACGCGAAGGGCGGCTCGTCTTCCTTTGCTGGAAGTTAGGAGAGACCGAGATTGGGCATTATCACGAAACCGACACCGGTTACAGCGGTAGAAAACCGGTATGAGCATGACAGTCAGGTGGTGCAGTCGAACTGCAAGCAACTGTTAGCGAACTTGCACCCCGGCGAATAGAACACCCAATGTCGCCGGGACAGCGACTAATAGCGTATCATCAATGATATCATAGATAAGGACAATGAAAGGTCTTTACTTCGTTCTGGCAGGGGCTCTGCTCACAGCCGGTTGTATATCCCCCGAACTCCGCTCGGCGCGTATCGCCGTCAACGAGCGGGACTGGCAGCGCGCAATCGCCCAACTTGAAGGTGAACTGCATCGGGTTCCACGCTCGCCGGAAGCCTACTATCTGTTAGGCTTCTGCTATGAGAGGCTGGGAGATCTGTCGCGGATGTCGCAATACTACGATTCGTCGCTGGCTTGCGGCGATGCCTATCGCGAGCGGATCGTCGAAGCGCGACGGACCTATGTGGCACGCTACTATCGTCGGTTTCTGACGGAATTCGATTCGTCGCGCTGGAGTAGGGCGCTCGAACTTGTTGATAGTGCGCTTGTCGTCGATCCACGCGATCGGGAACTCTACCAGCAAGCCTCCATCGCGGCTTATTATGGAGACCAATACGACCGAGCACTGAATTATGGCAGGCGGGCACTCGGACTTGAGAATCCGGCTTCTCCCGATGTCCCAACGCGGGAGATATTGATGTCGATTGCCCACTCTCGCAAGGAAGACGATGAAGCGATACGTCTGGCACGTGAGATCGTGAAGATGGTCGATCCGACGACCGATTCAGCCGAGGCTTATCTGCGCGCCTTCGATGTTCTGGTGGGCTTTTACGAAGAGAAAGGCGACTATGCAGCAGCGGAGTCCGCCATTCGGGAGGTGATGGCATTCTACCCCGGGCGCACCGATATCAAAAAAAACTTGGCGCTGATGATGCTTCGCCGGGAGAACATCGCCGGAGCCAAGTCGATCTATGTCGAGATACTGAGGAACGACTCGGAGGATTTCGATT from Calditrichota bacterium harbors:
- a CDS encoding DNA polymerase I encodes the protein EVNFGVLYGMGEFGLAQRLGISRATARAFIEQYFSNFSRVREYIDELHTEAREKGYVETILGRRRPLPDLRSENFNIRSNAERIAINTPIQGSAADLIKIAMIRIDGALRTEGFRARMLLQVHDELLFEAPADELEPLSVRLRELMSGAMNLTVPLEVGISWGDDWLAAHE
- the nadC gene encoding carboxylating nicotinate-nucleotide diphosphorylase gives rise to the protein MSEPNSRPNRTVRNLIRRALREDLGEPGDITTRAVISSESRSHAVIISRLDGVVSGIYIAAEVFREVDRRLSFESYVKDGETIAAGARLCTIAGHTSSILTAERTALNFLMHLSGIATQTRRYVEAVAGTKVKICETRKTLPGLRMVEKGAVRDGGGVNHRYSLYSAFLFKENHLAVSQDVVQAVADCRAYAMSRRLPHRNVMVEVRNYDEFQRAAAARPDRILLDNMTVDEVSRCVADRPAGIALEATGGITLENVRIFAETGVDYISVGALTHSASSLDLSLLIENDGAR
- a CDS encoding PspC domain-containing protein — translated: MEGNIRRLYRSRDNRVLAGICGGLGEYFGIDPVIIRLVWLLLTIFGGSGIILYILAWLIIPRPPGT
- a CDS encoding 2,3-bisphosphoglycerate-independent phosphoglycerate mutase, which gives rise to MKPKVFLLILDGYGLRDDPHGNAVRIAETPFLKTMLERWNWTRLSASGRDVGLPKGQMGNSEVGHLNLGAGRIVFQDITRIDHSIETGEFYDKPALRFASDYAGRNGAALHLMGLVSDGGVHSSLEHLFALLEFARRRAMKKVFLHVFTDGRDTSPHAGVNFVRRVEAQMHQLKTGRIATVCGRYYAMDRDKRWERTEKAWSLLSGGEGNAVASAEGALVHSYRRGVTDEFVEPSVIMEDGHPVGVVHPGDAVIFFNFRADRARQICRALADPAFDGFPRRPLDIALATMTRYQEDFNFPVVFPPRSLDSILGSVLAESNKRQFRIAETEKYAHITYFFNGGDEPPFSGEDRALVASPKVATYDLQPEMSAQGVSDRAIEAFEENYDFILLNFANPDMVGHTGILSAAVKALEALDPLVNRLVERAMERGYTTFVTADHGNCEQMIDDDGGPHTAHTTNLVPFVVIPPFEGRIQLRPSGVLADVAPTVLRVLGIPQPPQMEGQCLIL
- a CDS encoding DUF2203 family protein, producing the protein MSDPLNPQDDAQEFEPRIFSLEDANALIPQMAAWIGDIRRLRDALIEIVESKVPLSRGNGHAVSNVEKTTEDMRIVSENSDLIRHTIKQIAATGAVLKDIDEGLVDFLHEREGRLVFLCWKLGETEIGHYHETDTGYSGRKPV
- a CDS encoding tetratricopeptide repeat protein, giving the protein MKGLYFVLAGALLTAGCISPELRSARIAVNERDWQRAIAQLEGELHRVPRSPEAYYLLGFCYERLGDLSRMSQYYDSSLACGDAYRERIVEARRTYVARYYRRFLTEFDSSRWSRALELVDSALVVDPRDRELYQQASIAAYYGDQYDRALNYGRRALGLENPASPDVPTREILMSIAHSRKEDDEAIRLAREIVKMVDPTTDSAEAYLRAFDVLVGFYEEKGDYAAAESAIREVMAFYPGRTDIKKNLALMMLRRENIAGAKSIYVEILRNDSEDFDSNLNLGTILANESDWTGSIPYLLKAHLSDPGNLIAIRNLMAAYFNSDQVEEGLKMKAKLDALEGGG